Part of the Deltaproteobacteria bacterium genome, GCGATCAACATGCAAAGAAAAAAAATCAACGGCCCTCGTCCGGCCTGTTTTCTTGGCCTCATTTGTCTGTCCTCTCGTCTCGTCGCGGGACGCCCCATAAAGGACCGAACCCTGGTTTCAAGGAATGGGGGTTGCTTTCAGGGCCATTATGCAGTATTCAGTGGCCCTGTCAACCCGGGGTGGCGCCCAGGCTGTCGCCCCGGCAAACAACCAATCCTGGTTTTTCGTCATTCACTTTTCGTGCCTTACCTTGATTGAATGGTTAATGAGGATGCCGGCTGCCGATGAAACGAAATGACTTGCAGGACCTGTCCCCCGAAGACCGGGACCTTTTCAAGAGGGCCTGGGAAACCGCGAGGGACCATCACGGTGACGACTTCACATTTTATCTTCCCGGGATGATCAGGTACGGGCGGGAACGGGGGAAATATCCCGCCATTTCCATTACGGGCGATTCCTGTGAACTCCTCTGCGAACACTGCAAGGGTGCATTGCTGGAACCCATGATCAAGGTAAGGGATCCCTCCGAGCTTATCGCAAGGGCAAAGGGATTGAAGAAGGCCGGTGCCCACGGTCTGTTATTGAGCGGTGGGGCCGATTCAGGGGGAAGGCTCCCCTGGGAAAAATTCTATGGAGCCATTGAGAAAGTGTCGCAGGAAACCGGGCTCTATCTTTCGGCCCACACCGGGTTCCCTGACAAGGCCACATGCACAGCGCTTAAAAACACCGGTGTAAAACAGGGTCTGATAGACGTAATGGGGGATGATGAAACGGCACGGCGGATCTACCACCTGCCATCACTTGACAGGATTATTGAAGCCGCAGGAAACATAAAGGAAAGCGGGCTTGAATTCGCTCCCCATATCGTGGTGGGCCTTTATTACGGAAAGATCAGGGCGGAATATGAGGCCCTGGAGATGATCAGCCGTTTCCGGCCTTCCGTATTGGTC contains:
- a CDS encoding radical SAM protein; its protein translation is MKRNDLQDLSPEDRDLFKRAWETARDHHGDDFTFYLPGMIRYGRERGKYPAISITGDSCELLCEHCKGALLEPMIKVRDPSELIARAKGLKKAGAHGLLLSGGADSGGRLPWEKFYGAIEKVSQETGLYLSAHTGFPDKATCTALKNTGVKQGLIDVMGDDETARRIYHLPSLDRIIEAAGNIKESGLEFAPHIVVGLYYGKIRAEYEALEMISRFRPSVLVVVVLTPLKGLPMARVTPPSPLETARLIARARLLMPDLPISLGCERPRNRDGRQLEVLAVRAGATRMAVWSEEAIEVAEDLGLKPRFQPTCCSLEFRPDFKCLGPVDSI